One Thermus sp. CCB_US3_UF1 DNA window includes the following coding sequences:
- a CDS encoding branched-chain amino acid ABC transporter permease, which translates to MLEQILVLLPQVIFDGFILGFVYAMVALGYTMVYGVLELINFAHSEIFMIGAVVGVEVFRYLAPHVENGFLLLLLALVLGGAISGLTAILVERFAYRPLRKRGTTNRLVPLITAIGVSFILQDLVRLIEGLWHNEFFLRMRTVEDLEGSVELFGGAIFAQNKSFILMGVSILMLLGLTYLVNRTKLGVAIRAVAQDLSTASLMGIDPDRIISRTFLIGGSLGGVAGVLFALQYTTITPYVGFLPGLKAFTAAVLGGIGNIPGAMLGGLVLGQLENFFGTYLPILTNGNFGTEYKDVVAFLILILILLLRPQGLLGQVVKEKV; encoded by the coding sequence TTGCTGGAGCAAATCCTAGTCCTTTTGCCCCAGGTCATCTTTGACGGCTTTATCCTGGGCTTTGTCTACGCCATGGTGGCCCTGGGGTACACCATGGTCTACGGCGTCTTGGAGCTCATCAACTTCGCCCACTCGGAGATCTTCATGATCGGGGCGGTGGTGGGGGTGGAGGTCTTCCGCTACCTCGCCCCCCACGTGGAAAACGGCTTCCTGCTCCTCCTCTTGGCCTTGGTCCTGGGCGGGGCCATCTCCGGCCTCACCGCCATCCTGGTGGAGCGCTTCGCCTACCGCCCCTTGCGCAAGCGGGGCACCACCAACCGCCTGGTCCCCCTCATCACCGCCATCGGGGTGTCCTTCATCCTCCAGGACCTGGTGCGCCTCATCGAAGGCCTCTGGCACAACGAGTTCTTCCTGCGCATGCGCACGGTGGAGGACCTCGAGGGTTCGGTGGAGCTCTTCGGCGGGGCCATCTTCGCCCAGAACAAATCCTTCATCCTCATGGGGGTCTCCATCCTCATGCTCCTGGGCCTCACCTACCTGGTGAACCGCACCAAGCTGGGGGTGGCCATCCGCGCCGTGGCCCAGGACCTCTCCACCGCCAGCCTCATGGGCATTGACCCCGACCGCATCATCTCCCGCACCTTCCTCATCGGCGGGTCCCTGGGCGGGGTGGCGGGGGTGCTCTTCGCCCTGCAGTACACCACCATCACCCCCTACGTGGGCTTCCTCCCCGGCCTCAAGGCCTTCACCGCCGCGGTGCTGGGCGGCATCGGCAACATCCCCGGGGCCATGCTGGGCGGGCTGGTGCTGGGCCAGCTGGAAAACTTCTTCGGCACCTACCTGCCCATCCTGACGAACGGGAACTTCGGCACGGAGTACAAGGACGTGGTGGCCTTCCTCATCCTCATCCTCATCCTGCTCCTAAGGCCCCAAGGCCTCCTCGGACAGGTGGTCAAGGAGAAGGTATGA
- a CDS encoding ABC transporter ATP-binding protein, with translation MSLLELKEVHTYYGHIHALKGVSLRVEEGEIVTLIGSNGAGKSTTLRTISGLVRPRQGEVLFQGRPIHRLPAHQIVALGVGHVPEGRKIFPRLSVEENLEIGAFLERDRKVVQERKEQVFALFPRLYERRGQKGGTLSGGEQQMLAIGRALMQNPRILLMDEPSMGLAPVLVDFIFETIQRLNQEGKTILLVEQNARLALQIAHRGYVLATGQITLSGAARELAENPEVQKAYLGEG, from the coding sequence ATGAGCCTCCTAGAGCTGAAGGAGGTCCACACCTACTATGGCCACATCCACGCCCTCAAGGGGGTTTCCCTGCGCGTGGAAGAGGGGGAGATCGTGACCCTCATCGGCTCCAACGGGGCGGGAAAGAGCACCACCCTGCGCACCATCAGCGGCCTGGTGAGGCCCCGCCAGGGGGAGGTCCTCTTCCAGGGAAGGCCCATCCACCGCCTCCCCGCCCACCAGATCGTGGCCCTGGGCGTGGGGCACGTGCCTGAGGGGCGGAAGATCTTCCCCCGGCTCAGCGTGGAGGAGAACCTGGAGATCGGGGCCTTTTTGGAAAGGGACCGCAAGGTGGTCCAGGAGAGGAAGGAGCAGGTCTTCGCCCTCTTCCCCCGCCTCTACGAGCGCCGGGGCCAGAAGGGGGGGACGCTCTCGGGTGGGGAGCAGCAGATGTTGGCCATCGGCCGGGCCCTGATGCAAAACCCCCGCATCCTCCTCATGGACGAGCCTTCCATGGGCCTGGCCCCGGTGCTGGTGGACTTCATCTTTGAAACCATCCAGAGGCTGAACCAAGAGGGCAAGACCATCCTCCTGGTGGAGCAAAACGCCCGCCTGGCCCTGCAGATCGCCCACCGCGGGTACGTGCTGGCCACGGGGCAGATCACCCTTTCCGGAGCGGCCCGGGAGCTGGCGGAAAACCCCGAGGTGCAGAAGGCCTACCTGGGGGAAGGCTAA
- a CDS encoding branched-chain amino acid ABC transporter permease, which produces MSALSFLLSLAYLGLAFLAPGALSHLLGLLALGVSAFARLSPGARTLNLALLTLAFTVGLMGSGNTLGLIGLVGILVALTTLPRIPTWIRALLGLAILLLSVPLAGFANTFIFELGIQIGIYAAMALGLNVVVGMAGLLDLGYAAFFAVGAYTWAIFGSEQAKNFLQGEFPLPGEYVYLFMLIAILTTALTGLLIGLPALRLRGDYLAIVTLGLGEVVRILANNLDHPINFTNGPQGITPIARPPIDWFREAMAALGVRLDQTTDYQLFFYLLVLLMIGLVVLVNVNLANSRFGRAWVAIREDEIAARSMGIPLLPTKLLAFMTGAAFSGVMGVIFAAQRTFVSPESFTLLASITILGMVILGGMGSIPGAILGAAALTILNLDILKSFSEFVRTSLPQIPSQVDPAKYERLVFGLILVLMMIFRPEGLIPEKRHKAEMEEA; this is translated from the coding sequence ATGAGCGCCCTATCCTTCCTCCTCAGCCTGGCCTACCTGGGCCTGGCCTTCCTGGCCCCGGGGGCCCTGAGCCACCTCCTGGGCCTCCTGGCCCTAGGGGTTTCGGCCTTCGCCCGCCTCTCCCCGGGGGCCCGTACCCTCAACCTGGCCCTCCTCACCCTGGCCTTCACCGTGGGCCTCATGGGCTCGGGAAACACCCTGGGCCTCATCGGCCTGGTAGGCATCCTGGTGGCCCTCACCACCCTGCCCCGGATCCCCACCTGGATCCGGGCCCTTTTGGGCCTGGCCATCCTCCTCCTCTCCGTTCCCCTGGCCGGCTTCGCCAACACCTTCATCTTTGAGCTGGGGATCCAGATCGGCATCTACGCGGCCATGGCCCTGGGCCTCAACGTGGTGGTGGGGATGGCGGGGCTTTTGGACCTGGGCTACGCGGCCTTCTTCGCCGTAGGGGCCTACACCTGGGCCATCTTCGGCTCGGAGCAGGCCAAGAACTTCCTCCAGGGGGAGTTCCCCCTCCCCGGGGAGTACGTGTACCTCTTCATGCTCATCGCCATCCTCACCACCGCCCTCACCGGCCTCCTCATCGGCCTTCCGGCCCTGCGCCTCAGGGGGGACTATTTGGCCATCGTCACCCTGGGCCTGGGGGAGGTGGTGCGGATCCTGGCCAACAACCTGGACCACCCCATCAACTTCACCAACGGGCCCCAGGGGATCACCCCCATCGCCCGCCCGCCCATAGACTGGTTCCGGGAGGCCATGGCGGCCCTGGGGGTGCGCCTGGACCAGACCACCGACTACCAGCTTTTCTTCTACCTCCTCGTCCTCCTCATGATCGGGCTGGTGGTCCTGGTGAACGTGAACCTGGCCAACTCCCGCTTCGGCCGGGCCTGGGTGGCCATCCGCGAGGACGAGATCGCCGCCCGCTCCATGGGCATCCCCCTCCTGCCCACCAAGCTCCTGGCCTTCATGACCGGGGCGGCCTTCTCCGGGGTCATGGGGGTGATCTTCGCTGCCCAGCGCACCTTCGTCTCCCCAGAGTCCTTTACCCTGTTGGCCTCCATCACCATCCTGGGCATGGTGATCCTGGGGGGCATGGGCTCCATCCCTGGGGCCATCCTGGGGGCCGCGGCCCTCACCATCCTCAACCTGGACATCCTCAAGAGCTTCAGCGAGTTCGTGCGCACCAGCCTGCCCCAGATCCCGAGCCAGGTGGACCCTGCCAAGTACGAGCGCCTGGTCTTCGGCCTCATCCTAGTGCTGATGATGATCTTCCGCCCGGAAGGCCTCATCCCGGAAAAGCGCCACAAGGCGGAGATGGAGGAAGCATGA
- a CDS encoding branched-chain amino acid ABC transporter substrate-binding protein: MRKIGLLVAGVAALGMALGQANVIKIATQSPLSGPQAALGEQIKLGAELAVEEAKAKFRQLGFDLVLVPYDDQANPDVGVANANRIINDPDILGVVGHLNSGVAIPSSEVYARVGLVMVSPANTNPRVTDRRLPNVNRICGRDDVQGPVGAEYAFNNLKVKNVFVIHDKTAYGQGLAEEFRKRLEALGGKAVAFVGTEETANFVPIINQIRGARPTPELIYFGGIYSQIGPFVKQLRERGLKTRVMGGDGLDSSEFVRLAGKENAAGTYYTTVAGPVSAFPKAKELAQRFKQKYGKEIEGFGIYAYDSANVILAALEAAIKAAGGKKPTREQVAQEVRKVKLEGLTGSIEFDDKGDNKRAKYFVMQVAASGNWADNKLIRTIELAAPGAR, encoded by the coding sequence ATGAGGAAAATCGGGCTTCTGGTAGCAGGTGTAGCCGCCCTGGGCATGGCCCTGGGCCAGGCCAACGTGATCAAGATCGCCACCCAGTCCCCCCTTTCCGGCCCCCAGGCCGCCTTGGGGGAGCAGATCAAGCTGGGGGCGGAGCTGGCGGTGGAGGAGGCCAAGGCCAAGTTCCGCCAGCTGGGCTTTGACCTGGTCCTGGTGCCCTACGATGACCAGGCCAACCCCGACGTGGGCGTGGCCAACGCCAACCGCATCATCAACGACCCCGACATCCTGGGGGTGGTGGGCCACCTGAACTCCGGCGTGGCCATCCCCTCCAGCGAGGTCTACGCCCGGGTGGGGCTCGTCATGGTCTCCCCGGCCAACACCAACCCCCGGGTCACCGACCGCCGCCTGCCCAACGTGAACCGCATCTGCGGGCGGGATGACGTCCAGGGCCCCGTGGGGGCGGAGTACGCCTTCAACAACCTGAAGGTGAAGAACGTCTTCGTCATCCACGACAAGACCGCCTACGGTCAGGGCCTGGCCGAGGAGTTTAGAAAGCGCCTCGAGGCCCTGGGGGGCAAGGCCGTGGCCTTCGTGGGCACCGAGGAGACGGCCAACTTCGTGCCCATCATCAACCAGATCCGGGGCGCCCGGCCCACCCCTGAACTCATCTACTTCGGCGGCATCTACAGCCAGATCGGGCCCTTCGTGAAGCAGCTGCGCGAGCGGGGCCTCAAGACCCGGGTTATGGGCGGCGACGGCCTGGACTCCAGCGAGTTCGTCCGCCTGGCGGGCAAGGAGAACGCCGCCGGCACCTACTACACCACGGTGGCCGGCCCGGTTTCCGCCTTCCCCAAGGCCAAGGAGCTGGCCCAGCGCTTCAAGCAGAAGTACGGCAAGGAGATCGAGGGCTTCGGCATCTACGCCTACGACTCCGCCAACGTGATCCTGGCCGCCCTGGAGGCCGCCATCAAGGCCGCGGGCGGCAAGAAGCCCACCCGGGAGCAGGTGGCCCAGGAGGTGCGCAAGGTCAAGCTGGAGGGCCTCACCGGCTCCATTGAGTTTGACGACAAGGGCGACAACAAGAGGGCCAAGTACTTCGTCATGCAGGTGGCCGCCAGCGGCAACTGGGCCGACAACAAGCTGATCCGCACCATCGAGCTCGCGGCCCCAGGCGCCAGGTAA
- a CDS encoding c-type cytochrome: MKRFLAPMGLLALGLAGYLALGQYTLPEGPGKDLVLAKCQACHDIGFVARERLSRERWDAILTEMVSRGLQITPEERAAILDYLALYLGLQPPPAPPPVQAQAKTGAQVYASCAGCHGPQGEGNPPTFPPLKGHVEKLLRVEGGRNYLLLAVLYGVQGPIKVEGQEYSGIMPGFTWLSDEELALVLNHLLTWGAPQGVRPYTPAEVKAAREKPLGPEEVLKARQGLKLP, translated from the coding sequence ATGAAGAGATTCCTTGCGCCCATGGGCCTTCTGGCCCTCGGCCTTGCCGGGTACCTGGCCCTCGGCCAGTACACCCTGCCCGAGGGGCCAGGAAAGGACCTGGTCCTGGCCAAGTGCCAGGCCTGCCACGACATCGGCTTCGTAGCCCGGGAACGCCTTTCCCGAGAGCGTTGGGACGCCATCCTCACCGAGATGGTGAGCCGGGGCCTGCAGATCACCCCCGAGGAGCGGGCCGCCATCCTGGACTACCTGGCCCTTTACTTGGGCCTGCAGCCCCCGCCCGCCCCGCCCCCGGTCCAGGCCCAGGCCAAGACCGGGGCCCAGGTCTACGCCAGCTGCGCGGGCTGCCACGGGCCCCAGGGGGAGGGGAACCCGCCCACCTTCCCTCCCCTCAAGGGGCACGTGGAAAAGCTCCTCCGGGTGGAGGGAGGGCGGAACTACCTCCTCCTGGCGGTGCTTTACGGGGTGCAGGGCCCCATCAAGGTGGAGGGGCAGGAGTATAGCGGCATCATGCCCGGCTTCACCTGGCTTTCCGACGAGGAGCTGGCCTTGGTCCTGAACCACCTCCTCACCTGGGGGGCCCCTCAGGGGGTTAGGCCCTACACCCCAGCCGAGGTGAAGGCCGCCCGGGAAAAGCCCCTGGGCCCGGAGGAGGTGCTCAAGGCCCGGCAAGGGCTGAAGCTGCCATGA
- a CDS encoding ABC transporter ATP-binding protein — protein MKALEVTHATKRFGGLVAVNDVSLSVEQGEIFSVIGPNGAGKTTFFNLLTGIYTPDEGKILLFGKDVTGLSPDRIAQEGVGRTFQNIRLFGAMTVLENLLVGMHIHIRVPYFHAVFRTPLARREERRAEEEAKRLLEYVGLLHRKDELAKNLPYGEQRKLEIARALALRPRLLLLDEPAAGMNPKETEELQAFIQKLRDELGITIVLIEHDMRLVMRISDRIAVLEYGSKIAEGTPEEVRQNPRVIEAYLGKGAAGGAA, from the coding sequence ATGAAGGCCCTCGAGGTCACCCACGCCACCAAGCGCTTTGGCGGCCTGGTGGCGGTGAACGACGTGAGCCTCAGCGTGGAACAGGGGGAGATCTTCTCCGTCATCGGCCCCAACGGCGCGGGCAAGACCACCTTCTTCAACCTCCTCACCGGGATCTACACCCCCGATGAGGGGAAGATCCTCCTCTTCGGCAAGGACGTGACCGGCCTCTCCCCGGACCGCATCGCCCAGGAGGGGGTGGGGCGCACCTTCCAGAACATCCGCCTCTTCGGGGCCATGACCGTGCTGGAAAACCTCCTGGTGGGCATGCACATCCACATCCGGGTGCCCTACTTCCACGCGGTCTTCCGCACGCCCCTGGCCCGGCGGGAGGAGCGCCGGGCCGAGGAGGAGGCCAAACGGCTCCTGGAGTACGTGGGCCTGCTGCACCGCAAGGACGAGCTGGCCAAGAACCTCCCTTATGGGGAGCAGCGGAAACTGGAGATCGCCCGGGCCCTGGCCCTAAGGCCCCGGCTCCTCCTCCTGGACGAGCCCGCCGCCGGCATGAACCCCAAGGAGACCGAGGAGCTTCAGGCCTTCATCCAGAAGCTCCGGGACGAGCTCGGCATCACCATCGTCCTCATTGAGCACGACATGCGCCTCGTGATGCGCATCTCCGACCGCATCGCCGTGCTGGAGTACGGCTCCAAGATCGCCGAGGGGACCCCCGAGGAGGTCCGGCAGAACCCCCGGGTCATCGAGGCCTACCTGGGCAAGGGGGCCGCAGGAGGTGCGGCATGA
- a CDS encoding sulfite oxidase — protein MGKVNRRTTLKLMGLGAAFLAVGGRGLAQQAPTADQLVRGKDRRLLVLSQRPIVLETPYELLAANAERTPKEILYIRNNVDLPGYNTVEGANLEGWKVQVGGLVDKPFTFEAKELLSLPQQEVTMVLQCSGNGRTLYQPRPSGNPWKRGGVGNVTFRGVRLRDLLAAKGAKLLDKAFHITAHASRQGNAPEFVRSVPIHALENALLALSMNGEPLPAVHGGPVRLVFPGYFGVNHVKWVEKIEFTEGENTTTEQMPRYRVPAIPNTQLPFLPQEPGKTYPYSFQNSRPNWLVTLNSFIFAPLEGQTVRGPYVRVEGVAFNDGIAPIVSVELSTNGGRSWHRAELERTEKTFGWVRWRGTVYLRPGEHEVMARAWDAAGRSQPLDGNVAWNERGYEYSGVMRVRFTVS, from the coding sequence ATGGGAAAGGTGAACCGCCGCACCACGTTGAAGCTCATGGGTCTGGGGGCGGCCTTTCTGGCCGTAGGGGGCCGGGGCCTGGCCCAGCAGGCCCCCACCGCAGACCAGCTGGTGAGGGGAAAGGACCGGAGGCTCCTTGTCCTCTCCCAAAGGCCCATCGTCCTGGAAACCCCTTACGAGCTCCTGGCGGCCAACGCCGAGCGCACCCCCAAGGAGATCCTCTACATCCGCAACAACGTGGACCTCCCCGGCTACAACACCGTGGAGGGGGCGAACCTCGAGGGCTGGAAGGTCCAGGTGGGGGGCCTGGTGGACAAGCCCTTTACCTTTGAGGCCAAGGAACTCCTCTCCCTGCCCCAGCAGGAGGTGACCATGGTCCTCCAGTGCTCGGGGAACGGACGCACCCTCTACCAACCCCGCCCCTCCGGCAACCCCTGGAAGCGGGGCGGGGTGGGGAACGTGACCTTCCGCGGGGTGCGCCTTAGGGACCTCCTGGCCGCCAAGGGGGCCAAGCTCCTGGACAAGGCCTTCCACATCACCGCCCACGCCAGCCGCCAGGGGAACGCCCCCGAGTTCGTGCGCTCCGTGCCCATCCACGCCCTGGAAAACGCCCTCCTGGCCCTCTCCATGAACGGTGAGCCCTTGCCCGCGGTCCACGGGGGGCCCGTGCGCCTGGTCTTCCCGGGCTACTTCGGGGTAAACCATGTGAAATGGGTGGAAAAGATAGAGTTCACAGAGGGCGAAAACACCACCACCGAGCAGATGCCCCGCTACCGGGTGCCCGCCATCCCCAACACCCAACTGCCTTTCCTTCCGCAAGAGCCGGGCAAAACTTACCCGTATAGCTTCCAAAACTCCCGCCCCAACTGGCTGGTCACCCTCAACAGCTTCATCTTCGCCCCCCTGGAGGGGCAGACCGTCCGGGGCCCCTACGTGCGGGTGGAGGGGGTGGCCTTCAACGACGGCATCGCGCCCATCGTGAGCGTGGAGCTTTCCACCAACGGCGGACGGAGCTGGCACAGGGCAGAGCTGGAGCGCACGGAAAAGACCTTCGGCTGGGTGCGCTGGCGGGGGACGGTCTACCTCCGACCCGGGGAGCACGAGGTCATGGCCCGGGCCTGGGACGCCGCCGGGCGCAGCCAGCCCCTGGACGGCAACGTGGCCTGGAACGAGCGGGGCTACGAGTACAGCGGCGTGATGCGGGTGAGGTTCACCGTGTCCTAA
- a CDS encoding bifunctional UDP-sugar hydrolase/5'-nucleotidase, which produces MTKAFRRRDLLKAGGALGLAGLGLGRAQGAFTLTLVHTNDTHARLEPTELTLSGQRVKVGGVAQRIAFFDRLRGQRRNLLFLDAGDVFQGTLYFNQYRGLADRYFMHRALYRVMALGNHEFDLGPGPLAEFLKGAKFKVVSANLGLEREPRLQGLVAPYAVLSVGGERVGVIGLTTPDTREIANPGPTVDFLDPYESAQKAVFALLKQGVNKIVVLSHLGYGEDLKLARRLVGAQVIVGGHSHTLLGSFPHRELSPAGPYPTVVKNPEGKDVLVVQAWEWGKVVGLLEVTFDAKGEVVAYKGQPFLMTPEVAPEDFFAKEALMAYAQPVMALMAQVIAEARVDLVGERAIVRRRESNLGNLIADGMLWKTRNAGTQIALQNGGGIRASIPKGPITVGKVYEVLPFGNTLVVMDLKGREIKAALENGVSQWEAQAGRFLQVAGLRYAFDLSRPAGDRVVRVEVRTPGGFVPLNLEATYRVVVNNFIAAGGDGFTVLKEAQGYRVDTGFSDAESFMDYLRELKAVEPRLEGRIEVLNEPKGEKPAYWAFQMPEGVGV; this is translated from the coding sequence ATGACGAAAGCGTTCCGACGTCGCGATCTGCTCAAAGCCGGTGGGGCCTTGGGCCTGGCGGGCCTGGGCCTGGGGCGGGCCCAGGGGGCCTTTACCCTCACCTTGGTGCACACCAACGACACCCACGCCCGTCTGGAGCCTACGGAGCTCACCCTATCTGGACAGAGGGTGAAGGTGGGAGGCGTGGCCCAGCGCATCGCCTTCTTTGACCGCCTGCGGGGGCAGCGGCGGAACCTGCTCTTCCTGGACGCGGGGGACGTCTTCCAGGGCACCCTGTACTTCAACCAGTACCGGGGCCTGGCGGACCGCTACTTCATGCACCGGGCCCTTTACCGGGTCATGGCCCTGGGGAACCACGAGTTTGACCTGGGGCCCGGGCCGCTGGCGGAGTTCCTCAAGGGGGCCAAGTTCAAGGTGGTGTCCGCCAACCTGGGCCTGGAGCGGGAACCCCGGCTCCAGGGCCTCGTCGCCCCCTATGCCGTGCTCAGCGTGGGCGGGGAGAGGGTGGGGGTGATCGGCCTCACCACCCCGGATACCCGGGAGATCGCCAACCCCGGGCCCACCGTGGACTTCCTGGACCCCTACGAGAGCGCCCAGAAGGCGGTGTTTGCCCTCCTGAAGCAGGGGGTGAACAAAATCGTGGTCCTCTCCCACCTGGGCTACGGGGAGGACCTGAAGCTGGCCAGGCGGCTGGTGGGGGCCCAGGTGATCGTGGGCGGGCACTCCCACACCCTCTTGGGGAGCTTCCCCCACCGGGAACTCTCCCCGGCCGGCCCCTACCCCACGGTGGTGAAGAACCCCGAGGGGAAGGACGTGCTGGTGGTCCAGGCCTGGGAGTGGGGCAAGGTGGTGGGCCTCCTCGAGGTCACCTTTGACGCCAAGGGGGAGGTGGTGGCCTACAAGGGCCAGCCCTTCCTCATGACCCCCGAGGTGGCCCCCGAGGACTTCTTCGCCAAGGAGGCCCTCATGGCCTACGCCCAGCCGGTGATGGCCCTCATGGCCCAGGTGATCGCCGAGGCCCGGGTGGACCTGGTGGGGGAGCGGGCCATCGTAAGGCGGCGGGAGAGCAACCTGGGCAACCTCATCGCCGATGGCATGCTCTGGAAGACCCGAAACGCCGGGACGCAAATCGCCCTGCAAAACGGCGGGGGGATCCGGGCCTCCATCCCCAAGGGGCCCATCACCGTGGGCAAGGTCTACGAGGTCTTACCCTTCGGCAACACCCTGGTGGTCATGGACCTGAAGGGCCGGGAGATCAAGGCCGCCCTGGAAAACGGGGTGTCCCAATGGGAGGCCCAGGCCGGGCGCTTCCTCCAGGTGGCCGGCCTGCGCTACGCCTTTGACCTCTCCCGGCCCGCCGGGGACCGGGTGGTGCGGGTGGAGGTGAGGACCCCGGGAGGCTTTGTGCCCCTGAACCTCGAGGCCACCTACCGGGTGGTGGTGAACAACTTCATCGCCGCTGGGGGGGATGGGTTTACCGTGCTCAAGGAGGCCCAGGGCTACCGGGTGGACACGGGCTTCTCCGACGCGGAGAGCTTCATGGACTACCTGCGCGAGCTCAAGGCGGTGGAGCCCAGGCTGGAGGGCCGGATTGAGGTCCTGAACGAGCCCAAGGGGGAAAAACCGGCCTACTGGGCCTTCCAGATGCCAGAAGGGGTGGGGGTTTAG
- a CDS encoding MOSC domain-containing protein produces the protein MRGRVVSLHLGVGPGLPKDPVAALELVAGLGAKGDRHAGKDPDRAVLVAGLPAYGKAQEAGINLPYGALGENLLLDLDPHTLPPGARLQVGEAVLELTSLCTVCRSLSQFDLRLPKLLYGGRGVYARVLQGGWVRVGDGVKVLTLAE, from the coding sequence ATGAGGGGGCGGGTGGTTTCCCTGCACCTGGGGGTGGGGCCTGGCCTACCCAAGGACCCCGTGGCGGCCTTGGAGCTGGTGGCCGGCCTTGGGGCCAAGGGGGACCGGCACGCGGGGAAGGACCCCGACCGGGCGGTCCTGGTGGCAGGGCTTCCCGCCTACGGGAAGGCCCAGGAGGCGGGGATAAACCTCCCCTACGGGGCCCTGGGGGAAAACCTCCTCCTGGACCTGGACCCCCACACCCTCCCCCCCGGGGCCAGGCTCCAGGTGGGGGAGGCGGTTTTGGAGCTCACCTCCCTCTGCACCGTCTGCCGAAGCCTTTCCCAGTTTGACCTGCGCCTGCCCAAGCTCCTCTATGGGGGCCGGGGGGTTTACGCCCGGGTCCTCCAAGGGGGGTGGGTACGGGTGGGAGATGGGGTAAAGGTTCTGACCCTGGCGGAGTAG
- the glnA gene encoding type I glutamate--ammonia ligase, whose protein sequence is MGYTKAEILKALKEEKVQFLRLQITDILGLVKNVEVPASQFEKALDGEIMFDGSSIEGFTRIEESDMLLKPDYNTFVILPDLVEDPARGRVARLICDVTYPDGRPFEGDPRYVLKRQVERLQKLGFDNMYAGPEPEFFLFLRTPEGLPTVETHDKAGYFDLAPIDKGEEARRDMVNALVAMGFEIEASHHEVAPGQHEIDFKYADALTTADNIATFKWVVKRIALNHGLHATFLPKPIRGINGSGMHTHLSLFKEGQNAFFDPNAEYQLSQTALHFIAGLLEHAEGMVAITNPLVNSYKRLTPGYEAPTNIAWSASNRSAMIRIPARRGVGTRAELRMPDPSSNPYLALAVMAAAAMDGIERKLLPPPPIQRNIYQMSVRERRKHKIRELPGTLREALEALKKDPVIREALGEHVYTHFLQAKQMEWDDYRVTVHQWELDQYLATY, encoded by the coding sequence ATGGGGTACACCAAGGCAGAAATCCTGAAGGCCCTCAAGGAGGAGAAGGTCCAGTTCCTGCGCCTGCAGATCACCGACATCCTGGGCTTGGTGAAGAACGTGGAGGTGCCGGCCTCCCAGTTTGAAAAGGCCCTGGACGGGGAGATCATGTTTGATGGCTCCTCCATCGAGGGGTTCACCCGGATTGAGGAGTCGGACATGCTCCTCAAGCCCGACTACAACACCTTTGTGATCCTGCCCGACCTGGTGGAAGACCCTGCCCGGGGCCGGGTGGCCCGGCTGATCTGCGACGTCACCTACCCGGACGGCCGCCCCTTTGAGGGAGACCCCCGCTACGTGCTCAAGCGCCAGGTGGAGCGGCTGCAGAAGCTAGGCTTTGACAACATGTACGCTGGCCCCGAGCCCGAGTTTTTCCTCTTCCTCCGCACCCCCGAGGGCCTGCCCACCGTGGAGACCCACGATAAGGCGGGCTACTTTGACCTGGCCCCCATCGACAAGGGGGAGGAGGCCCGGCGGGACATGGTGAACGCCCTGGTGGCCATGGGCTTTGAGATCGAGGCCTCCCACCACGAGGTGGCCCCGGGCCAGCACGAAATCGATTTCAAGTACGCCGACGCCCTCACCACCGCGGACAACATCGCCACCTTCAAGTGGGTGGTGAAGCGCATCGCCCTGAACCACGGCCTGCACGCCACCTTCCTGCCCAAGCCCATCCGGGGCATCAACGGCAGCGGCATGCACACCCACCTCTCCCTCTTCAAGGAAGGCCAGAACGCCTTCTTTGACCCGAACGCCGAGTACCAGCTTTCCCAGACCGCCCTCCACTTCATCGCCGGCCTTCTGGAGCACGCCGAGGGGATGGTGGCCATCACCAACCCCCTGGTGAACTCCTACAAGCGCCTGACCCCCGGGTACGAGGCCCCCACCAACATCGCCTGGTCGGCCTCCAACCGCTCGGCCATGATCCGCATCCCCGCCCGCCGGGGGGTGGGCACCCGGGCCGAGCTGCGCATGCCCGACCCTTCGTCCAACCCCTACCTGGCCCTGGCGGTCATGGCCGCCGCCGCCATGGATGGCATCGAACGCAAGCTCCTCCCGCCTCCGCCCATCCAGCGCAACATCTACCAGATGAGCGTGCGCGAGCGGCGCAAGCACAAGATCCGCGAGCTTCCCGGCACCCTCCGGGAGGCCCTCGAGGCCTTGAAGAAGGACCCCGTGATCCGCGAGGCCCTGGGGGAGCACGTCTACACCCACTTCCTCCAGGCCAAGCAGATGGAGTGGGACGACTACCGGGTGACGGTCCACCAGTGGGAGCTGGACCAGTACCTGGCCACCTACTAA